A window of Cellulomonas fimi contains these coding sequences:
- a CDS encoding LLM class flavin-dependent oxidoreductase, with protein sequence MRFQLLDIVFNPPHPVTGEAVPPSDRLQRVIDHAVLAEDLGFDSFAVGERHAGDVLSSAPTVILGAVAASTSRILLSTGVTVLSLLDPVRVAEDLATVDQLSRGRLEIVIGKGNEVLQYPLLGLDIAKQYEYLEENYELLRLLLSGEDVSWEGRHRPSLEHATTLPRPFDGPFRIWHGSATSRFAVELAARWGDPIVSANALQPRENYQVLIDHYREQYAAHGHDPRYAYVGSGSGGLFLADTTEEAVEQFRPLYEGLVRAQDARRHDPAAVGKVTSFRTIEEAVERGPALVGSPERVAEKILDYHRSYGHDLQSVSVNHLLEPSRQEEVLRRFAEEVVPLVQAEVGTTLWSEADERRAAGFTATTSVPQPA encoded by the coding sequence ATGCGCTTCCAGCTGCTCGACATCGTCTTCAACCCGCCGCACCCCGTCACGGGTGAGGCCGTCCCGCCGTCCGACCGGCTCCAGCGCGTCATCGACCACGCGGTCCTCGCCGAGGACCTGGGGTTCGACTCGTTCGCCGTGGGGGAGCGGCACGCGGGCGACGTGCTGTCGTCCGCGCCGACCGTCATCCTCGGCGCCGTCGCCGCCAGCACGTCGCGGATCCTGCTCTCGACCGGCGTCACGGTGCTGTCGCTGCTCGACCCCGTGCGGGTCGCCGAGGACCTCGCGACGGTCGACCAGCTCAGCCGCGGGCGGCTCGAGATCGTCATCGGCAAGGGCAACGAGGTGCTCCAGTACCCGCTGCTCGGGCTCGACATCGCGAAGCAGTACGAGTACCTGGAGGAGAACTACGAGCTCCTGCGGCTCCTGCTGTCCGGCGAGGACGTCTCCTGGGAGGGGCGGCACCGCCCGTCGCTCGAGCACGCCACCACCCTGCCGCGGCCGTTCGACGGGCCGTTCCGCATCTGGCACGGGTCCGCGACGTCGCGGTTCGCCGTCGAGCTCGCCGCGCGGTGGGGCGACCCGATCGTCTCCGCCAACGCGCTGCAGCCGCGCGAGAACTACCAGGTGCTCATCGACCACTACCGCGAGCAGTACGCCGCGCACGGACACGACCCGCGGTACGCGTACGTCGGGTCCGGGTCCGGCGGGCTGTTCCTCGCCGACACCACGGAGGAGGCCGTCGAGCAGTTCCGGCCGCTGTACGAGGGGCTGGTCCGCGCCCAGGACGCGCGCCGCCACGACCCCGCGGCGGTCGGCAAGGTGACGAGCTTCCGCACGATCGAGGAGGCCGTCGAGCGCGGGCCCGCGCTCGTCGGGTCGCCCGAGCGCGTCGCGGAGAAGATCCTCGACTACCACCGCTCCTACGGGCACGACCTGCAGTCCGTCTCCGTCAACCACCTGCTGGAACCGTCGCGGCAGGAGGAGGTGCTGCGCCGCTTCGCCGAGGAGGTCGTACCCCTCGTGCAGGCCGAGGTCGGCACGACGCTGTGGTCGGAGGCCGACGAGCGTCGCGCCGCCGGGTTCACCGCCACGACGTCGGTGCCGCAGCCGGCCTGA
- a CDS encoding 3' terminal RNA ribose 2'-O-methyltransferase Hen1 gives MLLTLTTRDDAARDLGFVLHKHPDRVQRFEQAFGVAHVLYPQADDDVATVALLLEVDPVALVRGKGSRDAAFSLAQYVNDRPYAASSMLAVALGRVFRTAMAGRCDARPDLAERAWPLEVHVPSVPCRGGADAAVRLFAPLGWDVDATPVPLDPAIPAWGDSRYVDLRLRGTLRVADALQHLYVLLPTLDAAKHYWVGPDEVDKLVRAGQGWLADHPARDEIARRYLAHRGSLVASAVARLAEVDDAEPEALDDAVPADDAAARGEASDRAVAGEDGDPPAAVPLARRRLDAVVEELRAAGARSVVDLGCGEGHLLGALLDDPRFDRLLGVDVSPRALEVAARRLHLDTMPARRRARVELVQSSVTYTDARVAGFDAAVLMEVVEHVDPPRLAALERAVLGVAAPPTVLVTTPNAEHNVRYPTLAAGTMRHHDHRFEWTRAELVAWAHAAADRYGYDVELRGIGDDDPEVGPPTQLAVFRRTTDTTGGEAR, from the coding sequence GTGCTGCTCACCCTGACGACCCGCGACGACGCCGCCCGCGACCTCGGCTTCGTGCTGCACAAGCACCCCGACCGTGTGCAGCGGTTCGAGCAGGCGTTCGGCGTGGCCCACGTGCTCTACCCGCAGGCCGACGACGACGTCGCGACCGTCGCGCTGCTGCTGGAGGTCGACCCGGTGGCGCTCGTGCGCGGCAAGGGGTCACGTGACGCCGCGTTCAGCCTCGCGCAGTACGTGAACGACCGCCCCTACGCGGCGTCGTCCATGCTGGCCGTCGCGCTCGGTCGCGTGTTCCGCACGGCGATGGCGGGCCGGTGCGACGCGCGGCCGGACCTCGCCGAGCGCGCGTGGCCGCTGGAGGTGCACGTGCCGTCCGTCCCGTGCCGCGGGGGTGCCGACGCCGCCGTCCGGCTGTTCGCGCCGCTCGGGTGGGACGTCGACGCGACACCCGTCCCGCTCGACCCGGCGATCCCGGCGTGGGGCGACTCGCGCTACGTCGACCTGCGACTGCGCGGCACGCTGCGCGTCGCGGACGCGCTGCAGCACCTGTACGTGCTGCTGCCGACGCTCGACGCCGCGAAGCACTACTGGGTCGGCCCGGACGAGGTCGACAAGCTGGTCCGCGCGGGGCAGGGGTGGCTCGCCGACCACCCGGCCCGCGACGAGATCGCCCGCCGGTACCTGGCGCACCGCGGGTCGCTCGTCGCGAGCGCGGTCGCGCGGCTCGCGGAGGTCGACGACGCCGAGCCGGAGGCGCTCGACGACGCGGTGCCGGCGGACGACGCCGCCGCGCGCGGCGAGGCGTCCGACCGTGCGGTGGCGGGCGAGGACGGGGACCCGCCCGCGGCCGTGCCGCTCGCGCGCCGCCGCCTCGATGCCGTCGTCGAGGAGCTCCGGGCCGCCGGGGCGCGCAGCGTCGTCGACCTCGGCTGCGGCGAGGGGCACCTGCTCGGCGCGCTGCTCGACGACCCGCGGTTCGACCGGCTGCTCGGCGTCGACGTGTCGCCGCGCGCGCTGGAGGTCGCGGCGCGGCGGCTGCACCTCGACACGATGCCCGCACGGCGGCGCGCCCGCGTCGAGCTCGTGCAGTCGTCGGTCACGTACACCGACGCGCGCGTCGCGGGGTTCGACGCCGCGGTGCTCATGGAGGTGGTCGAGCACGTCGACCCGCCGCGCCTCGCCGCCCTGGAGCGCGCGGTGCTCGGTGTCGCGGCCCCGCCGACCGTCCTCGTCACGACGCCGAACGCCGAGCACAACGTGCGCTACCCGACGCTCGCCGCCGGCACGATGCGGCACCACGACCACCGGTTCGAGTGGACGCGTGCCGAGCTCGTCGCATGGGCGCACGCCGCCGCGGACCGCTACGGGTACGACGTCGAGCTGCGCGGCATCGGTGACGACGACCCCGAGGTCGGTCCACCGACGCAGCTCGCGGTGTTCCGCCGCACGACCGACACCACCGGAGGGGAGGCCCGATGA
- a CDS encoding polynucleotide kinase-phosphatase — protein MTALTVPALSLVVLVGASGSGKSTFAARAFGPFETLSSDFFRGLVANDPNDQGATRPAFDALHHVAAARLDAGLLTVVDATNVQAQARRSLVDLARAHDVLPVAIVLDLPEDVCVARNAARDDRGFGASVVKRQRDQLRRSLRGLAKEGFRTVHVLRSVDEVDAAVVVRQPLRSDRRDERGPFDVVGDVHGCRSELEALMVRLGYALVRDDVGRPVDAVHPEGRRAVFVGDLVDRGPDSPGVLRLVMGMVAAGHALAVPGNHEEKLVRALDGRQVKVAHGLAETLEQLAGESEEFRREVRDWCDGLVAHLVLDGGALVVAHAGLKEAFHNRASGRVRSFALYGDTTGETDEYGLPVRLPWADDYRGRATVLYGHTPTAVPTWVNNTMCLDTGCVFGGHLTALRYPEREVVQVPAERTWCEPARPLDVAPSGPARRDPDVLDVSDVLGRRSVETTLLGRVTVAEENAAGALEVMSRFAVDPRWLLYLPPTMSPCATAPDGDLLEHPAQAFDAYRSDGVGTVVCEEKHMGSRAVVLVCRDQAVASARFGMPDGVTGVVHTRTGRPFFDDARSEALLAVVRDAAAAAGLWDTLGPDDGPTGWLLLDAELMPWSVKAGDLLRHQYAAVGAAARSALPPAVDVLRAAAERGLDVAGLLERTEARRHNADAFADAYRRYVWPTDALDGVRLAPFQVLATEGRTFETRDHLWHLDVADRLVAADRAGLLQATRRLVVDVDDERSVTDGVAWWTDLTAAGGEGMVVKPLGNLVRGRRGPAQPGIKVRGREYLRIIYGPDYTEPANLSRLRSRSLGRKRGLALREYALGLEGLARLTAGEPLWRVHEAVFAVLALESEPVDPRL, from the coding sequence ATGACCGCGCTGACCGTGCCCGCGCTGTCGCTCGTCGTGCTCGTCGGCGCGTCGGGCTCCGGCAAGTCGACGTTCGCCGCCCGCGCGTTCGGGCCCTTCGAGACGCTGTCGTCGGACTTCTTCCGCGGGCTCGTCGCGAACGACCCGAACGACCAGGGCGCCACGCGCCCCGCGTTCGACGCGCTGCACCACGTCGCCGCCGCGCGCCTCGACGCGGGGCTGCTGACGGTCGTCGACGCGACCAACGTGCAGGCCCAGGCCCGGCGGTCGCTCGTCGACCTGGCCCGCGCGCACGACGTGCTGCCCGTCGCGATCGTCCTCGACCTGCCCGAGGACGTGTGCGTCGCCCGCAACGCCGCGCGCGACGACCGCGGGTTCGGCGCCTCCGTCGTCAAGCGGCAGCGCGACCAGCTCCGGCGCTCGCTGCGCGGGCTCGCCAAGGAGGGGTTCCGCACGGTGCACGTGCTGCGGTCGGTCGACGAGGTCGACGCCGCCGTGGTCGTGCGCCAGCCGCTGCGCAGCGACCGGCGTGACGAGCGCGGCCCGTTCGACGTGGTCGGCGACGTGCACGGCTGCCGATCGGAGCTCGAGGCGCTAATGGTCCGGCTGGGCTACGCGCTCGTCCGCGACGACGTCGGTCGGCCGGTCGACGCCGTCCACCCGGAGGGCCGGCGTGCGGTGTTCGTCGGCGACCTCGTGGACCGCGGGCCCGACAGCCCGGGCGTCCTGCGGCTCGTCATGGGGATGGTCGCGGCGGGGCACGCGCTCGCCGTGCCGGGGAACCACGAGGAGAAGCTGGTCCGGGCGCTCGACGGCCGCCAGGTGAAGGTCGCGCACGGGCTCGCCGAGACGCTCGAGCAGCTCGCGGGCGAGAGCGAGGAGTTCCGTCGGGAGGTCCGGGACTGGTGCGACGGGCTCGTCGCGCACCTCGTGCTGGACGGCGGCGCGCTCGTCGTCGCGCACGCCGGGCTCAAGGAGGCGTTCCACAACCGGGCGTCGGGACGGGTGCGGTCGTTCGCGCTCTACGGGGACACGACGGGGGAGACGGACGAGTACGGCCTGCCCGTCCGGCTGCCGTGGGCCGACGACTACCGGGGGCGTGCGACGGTGCTGTACGGCCACACGCCGACGGCCGTCCCGACGTGGGTCAACAACACGATGTGCCTCGACACGGGCTGCGTGTTCGGCGGGCACCTGACGGCGCTGCGGTATCCCGAGCGGGAGGTCGTGCAGGTCCCGGCGGAGCGGACGTGGTGCGAGCCGGCGCGCCCGCTCGACGTCGCGCCGTCGGGTCCGGCGCGTCGTGACCCCGACGTGCTCGACGTGTCCGACGTGCTCGGCCGGCGGTCGGTCGAGACGACGCTGCTCGGACGCGTCACCGTCGCGGAGGAGAACGCGGCCGGCGCGCTGGAGGTCATGAGCCGGTTCGCCGTCGACCCGCGCTGGCTCCTGTACCTGCCGCCCACCATGAGCCCGTGCGCGACGGCGCCCGACGGCGACCTGCTGGAACACCCCGCGCAGGCGTTCGACGCGTACCGGTCGGACGGCGTCGGCACGGTCGTGTGCGAGGAGAAGCACATGGGCTCGCGGGCCGTCGTGCTCGTGTGCCGCGACCAGGCCGTGGCGTCGGCGCGGTTCGGGATGCCCGACGGAGTCACCGGCGTCGTGCACACCCGCACGGGCCGCCCGTTCTTCGACGACGCGCGCTCGGAGGCGCTGCTCGCGGTCGTGCGCGACGCGGCCGCGGCGGCGGGCCTGTGGGACACGCTCGGGCCCGACGACGGGCCGACGGGCTGGCTGCTGCTCGACGCCGAGCTCATGCCGTGGTCGGTCAAGGCCGGCGACCTGCTGCGGCACCAGTACGCGGCGGTCGGTGCCGCGGCGCGCTCGGCGCTCCCGCCCGCGGTCGACGTGCTGCGCGCGGCCGCGGAGCGCGGGCTCGACGTCGCCGGGCTGCTGGAGCGCACGGAGGCGCGGCGGCACAACGCCGACGCGTTCGCGGACGCCTACCGCCGGTACGTGTGGCCGACCGACGCGCTCGACGGCGTGCGCCTCGCGCCGTTCCAGGTGCTCGCGACGGAGGGCCGCACGTTCGAGACCCGCGACCACCTGTGGCACCTGGACGTGGCCGACCGGCTGGTCGCCGCCGACCGTGCCGGGCTGCTGCAGGCCACGCGCCGGCTCGTCGTGGACGTCGACGACGAGCGGTCCGTCACCGACGGGGTCGCGTGGTGGACCGACCTGACCGCCGCCGGGGGCGAGGGGATGGTCGTCAAGCCGCTCGGCAACCTCGTGCGCGGACGCCGGGGTCCGGCGCAGCCGGGCATCAAGGTGCGCGGCCGCGAGTACCTGCGGATCATCTACGGCCCGGACTACACCGAGCCGGCGAACCTGTCGCGGCTGCGGTCGCGCAGCCTCGGTCGCAAGCGCGGCCTCGCGCTGCGCGAGTACGCGCTCGGGCTCGAGGGGCTGGCCCGGCTGACCGCCGGCGAGCCGCTGTGGCGCGTCCACGAGGCGGTGTTCGCGGTGCTCGCGCTCGAGTCGGAGCCGGTCGACCCGCGGCTGTGA